A window from Culex pipiens pallens isolate TS chromosome 3, TS_CPP_V2, whole genome shotgun sequence encodes these proteins:
- the LOC120413465 gene encoding integumentary mucin C.1-like: protein MFRFCLLISLLALVRGGPIPNNPINVTISNIESFFEHSLGNLAGSLISHHKANSTEHYQSADGSVQAEVEPLNLSLLQGIAFHPSNHQLITEQATTLFNNATEEVDLVKVDLAPATTTSATQPEAVTDTLKSIPSSVVSGTTTTTTEQVTTTAASSSTTTTTTAAPATKSVPVIIVTAVTESATTAGNVTTEAAKPSTTDDVSVKIKEVEAEPVILSSGV from the exons ATGTTTCGATTTTGTCTGTTG ATTTCGCTCCTGGCGCTGGTTCGAGGCGGTCCCATCCCGAACAACCCGATCAACGTCACCATCTCCAACATTGAGTCGTTCTTCGAGCACTCGCTCGGAAACCTAGCCGGAAGCTTGATATCACACCACAAAGCGAACTCCACCGAGCACTACCAATCGGCGGACGGCAGCGTGCAAGCCGAGGTCGAACCACTCAATCTGTCCCTACTCCAGGGAATCGCCTTCCACCCTAGCAATCACCAACTGATCACGGAACAAGCGACCACGCTGTTCAACAACGCCACCGAAGAGGTCGACCTGGTCAAGGTCGATCTAGCTCCGGCGACGACTACCTCAGCCACCCAACCGGAAGCGGTGACTGACACGCTCAAGTCGATCCCATCGTCGGTGGTTAGCGGAACTACCACTACAACTACGGAGCAGGTGACCACGACTGCCGCAAGTTCGAgcacgacgacaacgacgacggcggctcCCGCAACCAAGAGCGTCCCAGTGATCATCGTGACGGCGGTGACCGAGTCGGCAACCACAGCTGGTAACGTTACGACGGAAGCTGCGAAACCGTCTACGACGGACGACGTTAGCGTCAAGATCAAGGAGGTCGAAGCTGAACCGGTGATACTTTCCAGTGGGGTCTAG
- the LOC120413436 gene encoding uncharacterized protein LOC120413436 — translation MSSTVGVVLAAVLCAFCLRLLHGVPVPVLDDVAAEDGVHPLNTLFHPDIGEGFETDESLSSNSTNGTHKDLYVIKAVVYEVGILVDESDNDTLEVGDEPISEQQVDLTFFTHNANKTHINLGDIPLPVATSVHGQVLTGIAPVHIGAVSNLQDVLATLPITGTIVNITQTNSSYIELSKQNISDLHDSANIISVADLAKLPIESANQPLIPASLDQTIAGLAASSGTTD, via the exons ATGTCCTCAACGGTTGGTGTGGTGCTAGCTGCAGTCCTGTGTGCGTTTTGTCTGCGATTGTTGCACGGAGTTCCGGTTCCGGTACTGGACGATGTAGCTGCCGAGGATGGAGTGCATCCGCTGAATACACTGTTTCATCCGGACATTGGGGAAGGGTTCGAGACGGACGAGTCGCTGTCGAGCAACAGCACCAACGGAACGCACAAAGATCT ATACGTCATCAAGGCCGTTGTTTACGAGGTCGGCATCCTAGTGGACGAATCGGACAACGACACGCTCGAAGTTGGTGACGAACCCATCTC CGAACAACAAGTGGACCTCACCTTTTTCACCCACAACGCCAACAAGACGCACATCAACCTCGGGGACATCCCCCTCCCGGTGGCCACCAGCGTGCACGGCCAGGTGCTAACCGGAATCGCTCCGGTGCACATCGGTGCCGTGTCCAACCTGCAGGACGTGCTGGCAACGCTCCCCATTACGGGAACGATCGTCAACATTACGCAAACTAACTCGTCGTACATTGAGCTCTCGAAGCAGAATATCAGCGACCTGCACGATTCGGCCAACATCATAAGCGTGGCCGATCTGGCCAAACTGCCCATCGAGTCCGCGAACCAGCCGCTGATTCCGGCCTCGCTGGACCAAACCATCGCCGGGCTGGCGGCGTCTTCCGGAACCACGGACTAG